From Cellulomonas fimi ATCC 484, a single genomic window includes:
- the trxA gene encoding thioredoxin encodes MSDLPPVTDDTFQAEVLDAELPVVLYFWAQWCGPCRMVGPVLEELAAQYEGRVKIVKINADENPGVTGDYGVVSLPTLNVYVGGELVRSVSGARPKALYAQEIESVVGVEA; translated from the coding sequence ATGAGCGACCTGCCCCCCGTCACCGACGACACGTTCCAGGCCGAGGTCCTCGACGCGGAGCTGCCCGTCGTCCTCTACTTCTGGGCCCAGTGGTGCGGCCCGTGCCGCATGGTCGGGCCGGTCCTCGAGGAGCTCGCCGCGCAGTACGAGGGCCGCGTGAAGATCGTCAAGATCAACGCCGACGAGAACCCCGGCGTGACCGGTGACTACGGCGTCGTGTCGCTGCCGACGCTCAACGTGTACGTGGGCGGGGAGCTCGTGCGGTCCGTCAGCGGGGCGCGGCCCAAGGCCCTGTACGCGCAGGAGATCGAGAGCGTCGTCGGAGTCGAGGCCTGA
- a CDS encoding PLP-dependent aminotransferase family protein, whose translation MTSQPVPPRETSGGHPTSSAAAAGTRLDPWLSSYADRTHGMRSSEIRALFAVANRPEVVSLAGGMPFLDGLPMDVIGDLAQRVVATRGLQALQYGSGQGDETLREQILDVMRLEGIDAHPDDVVVTTGSQQALDLVTRIFVDPGDVVVAEAPSYVGALGVFRAYQADVVHTPIDADGLVPEALEATLTELAAAGRRVKLLYTVPNFHNPAGVSLAVARRSQVLEIAQRHGVLVVEDNPYGLLGFDVEPRPAIRSLDDAGVIYLGSFSKTIAPGYRVGWVVAPHAVREKLVLASESAILCPSNASQLAISTYLSTCDWRGQIKAYREQYRERRDAMVAALAEHLPEASWNVPDGGFYTWVRLPEGLDAKDMLPRAVTARVAYVPGTAFYFDGSGADHMRLSFCYPTPERIREGVRRLAGVVAGERELVELFGTGAGSRPSTVQAPGPDLA comes from the coding sequence ATGACCTCGCAGCCTGTGCCCCCGCGTGAGACGTCGGGCGGCCACCCCACGTCCTCCGCCGCGGCGGCCGGCACGCGCCTCGACCCGTGGCTGTCGTCGTACGCCGACCGCACCCACGGCATGCGCTCCTCCGAGATCCGGGCGCTGTTCGCCGTCGCGAACCGCCCCGAGGTCGTCTCCCTCGCAGGCGGCATGCCGTTCCTCGACGGGCTGCCGATGGACGTCATCGGCGACCTCGCGCAGCGCGTCGTCGCCACGCGCGGGCTGCAGGCGCTGCAGTACGGCTCCGGCCAGGGCGACGAGACGCTCCGCGAGCAGATCCTCGACGTGATGCGGCTCGAGGGCATCGACGCCCACCCCGACGACGTCGTCGTCACCACCGGGTCGCAGCAGGCGCTCGACCTCGTGACCAGGATCTTCGTCGACCCCGGCGACGTCGTCGTCGCCGAGGCCCCGTCCTACGTCGGCGCGCTCGGCGTCTTCCGCGCCTACCAGGCCGACGTGGTGCACACGCCCATCGACGCCGACGGCCTCGTCCCCGAGGCGCTCGAGGCGACCCTCACGGAGCTCGCCGCAGCCGGCCGGCGCGTCAAGCTGCTGTACACCGTGCCCAACTTCCACAACCCCGCCGGGGTGTCCCTCGCGGTCGCGCGGCGGTCGCAGGTGCTCGAGATCGCGCAGCGCCACGGCGTCCTCGTCGTCGAGGACAACCCGTACGGCCTGCTCGGTTTCGACGTCGAGCCGCGTCCCGCGATTCGTTCGCTCGACGACGCCGGGGTGATCTACCTCGGGTCGTTCTCGAAGACCATCGCCCCCGGGTACCGCGTCGGGTGGGTCGTCGCGCCGCACGCCGTCCGCGAGAAGCTCGTCCTCGCCTCCGAGTCCGCGATCCTCTGCCCGTCGAACGCCTCGCAGCTCGCGATCTCCACCTATCTCTCGACGTGCGACTGGCGCGGCCAGATCAAGGCGTACCGCGAGCAGTACCGCGAGCGGCGCGACGCGATGGTCGCGGCGCTGGCGGAGCACCTGCCCGAGGCGTCGTGGAACGTGCCCGACGGCGGCTTCTACACCTGGGTGCGGCTGCCCGAGGGCCTCGACGCGAAGGACATGCTGCCCCGAGCCGTGACCGCGCGCGTCGCCTACGTGCCCGGGACCGCGTTCTACTTCGACGGGTCCGGCGCCGACCACATGCGGCTCTCGTTCTGCTACCCGACGCCCGAGCGGATCCGCGAGGGTGTGCGTCGGCTCGCGGGCGTGGTCGCCGGCGAGCGGGAGCTCGTGGAGCTGTTCGGCACCGGGGCCGGCTCACGGCCGTCGACCGTGCAGGCGCCCGGCCCTGACCTGGCCTGA